One genomic region from Plasmodium berghei ANKA genome assembly, chromosome: 4 encodes:
- a CDS encoding vacuolar protein sorting-associated protein 46, putative yields MGNKLSTEDHIFRLKLKTKELEKLSNRSELEEKRFVLDVKKAIQAGKIDMARLYAEKCIRKKNEKINYLNLSNKLDVLVSRLEGAHRSASLVKDVSVMIPLIQQINSETNAVKIGSDVMKLENIFDEINITSDLINDTVQTSSAIVAPTEEVDELISKIADEHALKLDGQLGPTNSINKHLEEITNMSERIKNLK; encoded by the exons atgGGTAATAAATTGTCCACAGAAGATCATATATTTCGTTTGAAGTTAAAAACCAAAGAACta gaaaaattatcaaaCCGATCTGAACTTGAAGAAAAGCGATTTGTATTGGATGTCAAAAAGGCAATACAAGCCGGCAAAATTGACATGGCAAG attATATGCAGAAAAATGtataaggaaaaaaaatgaaaaaatcaACTATCTAAATTTAAGTAATAAATTAGATGTCCTTGTTTCGAGATTAGAAGGAGCACATAGAAGCGCATCA cTTGTTAAAGATGTTAGTGTAATGATCCCATTAATACAACAAATAAACTCAGAGACAAATGCAGTTAAAATAGGAAGTGATGTTATGAAATTGGAGAATATATTCGATGAAATA AATATCACTTCAGATTTAATAAACGATACTGTCCAAACTTCATCTGCCATTGTAGCCCCCACAGAAGAa GTCGACGAAttaatatcaaaaatagCAGATGAACATGCACTTAAATTAGATGGACAATTGGGACCTACTAATTcaataaataaa